The Malus domestica chromosome 10, GDT2T_hap1 genome contains a region encoding:
- the LOC103429795 gene encoding somatic embryogenesis receptor kinase 2, whose amino-acid sequence MERKVGNSVCLWFILLAHPLWMTMVLANMEGDALHTLRTNLEDPNNVLQSWDPTLVNPCTWFHVTCNNENSVIRVDLGNAALSGQLVPQLGLLKNLQYLELYSNNMSGPIPSELGNLTSLVSLDLYLNSFSGLIPGTLGRLSKLRFLRLNNNSLVGPIPMSLTNISSLQVLDLSNNRLSGVVPDNGSFSLFTPISFANNMDLCGPVTGRPCPGSPPFSPPPPFVPPPPISTPGGNSATGAIAGGVAAGAALLFAAPAIAFAWWRRRKPQEFFFDVPAEEDPEVHLGQLKRFSLRELQVATDSFSNKNILGRGGFGKVYKGRLADGSLVAVKRLKEERTPGGELQFQTEVEMISMAVHRNLLRLRGFCMTPTERLLVYPYMANGSVASCLRERPPNQPPLDWPTRKRIALGSARGLSYLHDHCDPKIIHRDVKAANILLDEEFEAVVGDFGLAKLMDYKDTHVTTAVRGTIGHIAPEYLSTGKSSEKTDVFGYGIMLLELITGQRAFDLARLANDDDVMLLDWVKGLLKEKKLEMLVDPDLQSNYVEAEVEQLIQVALLCTQGSPMDRPKMSEVVRMLEGDGLAERWDEWQKVEVLRQEVELAPHPNSDWIVDSTENLHAVELSGPR is encoded by the exons atggagagaaagGTTGGGAATTCAGTTTGTCTATGGTTCATCTTGTTGGCTCATCCACTATGGATGACAATGGTGCTTGCTAATATGGAAG GTGATGCCTTGCATACTCTAAGGACCAACTTGGAGGACCCCAACAATGTCCTGCAAAGTTGGGATCCTACTCTTGTGAACCCTTGTACGTGGTTTCATGTTACATGCAACAATGAAAATAGCGTCATAAGAGT TGATCTTGGAAATGCAGCCTTGTCTGGTCAACTTGTTCCACAGCTTGGCCTTCTCAAGAATTTACAATATTT GGAGCTCTACAGTAataacatgagtggaccaattcCTAGTGAACTGGGGAACCTAACCAGCTTGGTGAGCTTGGATCTTTATTTGAATAGTTTTTCAGGTCTAATCCCAGGCACCTTGGGCAGGCTGTCAAAACTGCGATTCCT CCGGCTTAACAACAACAGCTTGGTGGGTCCGATTCCCATGTCTTTGACTAATATCTCTTCACTTCAAGTACT GGATCTATCAAATAATCGTCTCTCAGGAGTAGTTCCAGACAATGGCTCCTTTTCTTTATTCACTCCCATAAG TTTTGCTAACAACATGGATCTGTGTGGCCCAGTAACTGGTCGCCCCTGCCCAGGATCTCCTCCATTTTCACCTCCCCCACCTTTTGTCCCACCACCCCCAATTTCAACACCAG GAGGTAATAGTGCCACTGGGGCTATTGCTGGTGGAGTTGCCGCTGGTGCTGCTTTACTGTTTGCTGCTCCTGCAATTGCATTTGCATGGTGGCGCCGGAGGAAGCCGCAAGAATTTTTCTTTGATGTACCTG CGGAGGAGGATCCTGAAGTACATCTTGGGCAGCTCAAGAGGTTTTCTTTGCGAGAATTACAAGTTGCAACGGATAGTTTTAGTAACAAAAACATTCTGGGGAGAGGTGGATTTGGTAAGGTCTACAAGGGGCGCCTTGCAGATGGTTCGCTAGTCGCTGTGAAAAGACTGAAAGAAGAGCGCACCCCTGGTGGGGAGTTGCAGTTTCAAACTGAAGTAGAGATGATCAGCATGGCTGTGCATCGAAATCTTCTTCGGTTACGTGGGTTCTGTATGACACCAACTGAACGGTTACTTGTTTATCCTTACATGGCTAATGGGAGTGTTGCCTCATGTTTAAGAG AACGGCCGCCAAACCAACCACCTCTTGATTGGCCAACTCGGAAGCGAATTGCACTGGGATCTGCAAGGGGTCTTTCTTATTTGCATGATCACTGTGACCCGAAGATTATTCACCGTGATGTGAAAGCTGCAAACATTTTGCTGGATGAGGAGTTTGAGGCTGTTGTTGGAGACTTTGGTTTGGCTAAACTTATGGACTACAAAGACACCCACGTCACTACTGCTGTACGTGGCACAATTGGACATATAGCTCCAGAGTACCTGTCTACCGGGAAGTCATCTGAGAAAACTGATGTTTTCGGTTACGGTATCATGCTTCTGGAGCTTATTACTGGTCAGAGGGCTTTTGATCTTGCTCGCCTTGCAAATGATGATGATGTCATGTTGCTTGATTGG GTGAAAGGACTACTGAAGGAGAAAAAGCTAGAAATGCTGGTTGATCCTGATCTCCAGAGTAATTATGTAGAAGCTGAGGTAGAGCAGCTAATTCAAGTTGCACTGCTCTGCACACAAGGCTCCCCAATGGACCGGCCTAAGATGTCAGAAGTTGTAAGGATGCTTGAAGGTGATGGCTTGGCCGAAAGATGGGATGAGTGGCAAAAGGTCGAAGTGCTTCGCCAAGAAGTGGAGTTAGCTCCTCACCCGAATTCTGACTGGATTGTTGACTCAACAGAAAATTTGCATGCAGTTGAGTTATCCGGTCCAAGGTAA
- the LOC103429793 gene encoding ATP synthase subunit delta, chloroplastic-like produces the protein MAALQHTIISLQSKTPSPPLSSALTPRTTTLSFSFSSTFSPLHLKLSSSALTARRNGSGSLGARMNASAAASYASALADVANSNNTLEATSGDVEKIEKFFGEPSVFDFFINPTIGLEKKRQVLDDIAKSSALQPHTINFLNILVDAKRIDLIKDIVKEFEVVYNKITDTELAIVSSVVKLESQHLAQIAKQVQKLTGAQNVRIKTEIDPSLVAGFTVRYGQSGSKLIDLSVKKQLEEIAAELDLGDIKLNL, from the coding sequence ATGGCCGCCCTCCAACACACCATAATCTCTCTCCAATCCAAAACCCCATCCCCACCACTCTCCTCCGCCCTCACCCCGCGGACCAccactctctccttctccttctcctccacCTTCTCCCCCCTCCACCTCAAACTCTCCTCCTCAGCCCTCACCGCCCGCCGCAACGGCTCCGGATCCCTCGGCGCCCGCATGAACGCCTCTGCCGCCGCCAGCTACGCCTCCGCGCTAGCCGACGTGGCGAACTCGAACAACACCCTCGAAGCCACCAGCGGCGACGTGGAAAAGATCGAGAAGTTCTTCGGCGAGCCGTCGGTGTTCGACTTCTTCATCAACCCCACAATCGGCCTGGAGAAGAAGCGGCAGGTGCTGGACGACATCGCCAAGTCGTCGGCGCTGCAGCCGCACACGATCAACTTCCTCAACATCCTGGTGGACGCGAAGCGGATCGACCTGATAAAGGACATcgtgaaggagttcgaggtggtGTACAACAAGATAACGGACACGGAGCTGGCGATCGTGAGCTCGGTGGTGAAGCTGGAGTCGCAGCACTTGGCGCAGATAGCGAAGCAGGTGCAGAAGCTGACGGGGGCGCAGAACGTGAGGATCAAGACGGAGATTGATCCGAGCCTGGTGGCGGGGTTCACGGTGAGGTACGGGCAGTCGGGGTCGAAGCTTATTGACTTGAGCGTGAAGAAGCAGCTGGAGGAGATTGCGGCGGAGCTTGATTTGGGTGACATTAAGCTCAAtttataa
- the LOC103447017 gene encoding uncharacterized protein, giving the protein MSMLDSFFNKGFKAVKCKTLLKLTTPRIKLLRNRREIQIKQMRRDIAKLLETGQEATARIRVEHIIREENMMAAHEILELFCELIAVRLPIIESQRECPIDLKEAISSVCFAAPRCADLPELLQVQMLFAAKYGKEFVAAATELIPDCGVNRQLIELLSVRPPSPEKKLKLLKEIAEEHGLDWDPAASEAEIYKPHEDLLSGPTQFVSGSKLPLPQEKHDETLQYAPDQAQKEPSDSDDSLDSLDFPEVPKQSLGPSTNPASAPMMPPPLPTHPHPEIDQDLSKKCGSIENQSEESSFDSGEVMEERSVANNQEQSHLSVGGVEDKQFLPFISAPSLSSVSFPTRQSNPPPSLSRTRSEVNVDLQDVLAAAQAAADSAERAATAARSAASLAQVRINEITKKNSEVVPKNWSESENPFHVDIPDQSATQAAADSAERAATAAPSAASLAQVKINEITKKNSEEASENRSESENPFHEDVPNQSDAREKPDFDHHIPSGGSDGVMNSPVPHQIYLYGQGSEISNASSIIMEPLNASFDSPLPKDHAYEHEPVRHQPQRLSSMDDDPYFSYPNLFTSQNSNVGSHAQSATDNPFPSQGR; this is encoded by the exons ATGTCGATGCTCGATTCCTTCTTCAACAAGGGCTTCAAAGCGGTCAAATG CAAAACCCTGCTGAAATTGACAACTCCGCGGATAAAATTGTTGAGGAACAGGAGAGAAATTCAGATTAAACAGATGCGCCGCGACATTGCCAAGCTTCTTGAGACTGGCCAAGAGGCTACTGCTAGAATTCGG GTGGAGCATATAATTAGAGAAGAGAATATGATGGCAGCTCATGAGATCCTTGAGCTATTTTGCGAGCTTATTGCTGTCCGCCTTCCAATTATTGAATCACAAAG GGAATGCCCTATAGACTTGAAAGAAGCAATATCCAGTGTGTGTTTTGCTGCGCCAAGGTGTGCTGATCTGCCGGAGTTGCTGCAAGTTCAAATGCTATTTGCTGCCAAATATGGGAAAGAATTTGTAGCAGCTGCAACAGAGCTTATACCGGATTGTGGTGTCAATCGCCAG TTGATAGAACTGCTATCTGTTCGTCCTCCCTCACCTGAGAAAAAACTGAAGCTTCTTAAAGAAATTGCTGAAGAGCATGGCCTGGATTGGGATCCTGCTGCATCTGAAGCTGAAATTTACAAACCGCACGAAGATTTGTTG AGTGGTCCAACACAGTTTGTAAGTGGGTCTAAATTGCCCCTTCCCCAAGAAAAACATGATGAAACATTGCAATATGCCCCGGATCAAGCCCAGAAAGAACCGTCTGATTCTGATGACAGTTTGGACTCATTAGACTTTCCTGAAGTTCCTAAGCAATCACTAGGACCAAGTACAAATCCAGCCTCAGCACCAATGATGCCTCCTCCTTTACCAACCCATCCACACCCTGAAATTGATCAAGACTTGTCAAAAAAATGTGGGTCCATTGAAAATCAATCTGAAGAGTCATCCTTTGACTCCGGAGAAGTGATGGAAGAAAGATCAGTAGCTAACAATCAGGAACAGTCTCATCTCTCGGTTGGCGGTGTGGAAGATAAGCAGTTTTTGCCATTTATTTCTGCCCCTTCACTTTCTTCTGTGTCATTTCCTACAAGACAAAGCAATCCACCACCCTCTCTATCAAGAACAAGAAGCGAGGTTAATGTCGATTTGCAGGATGTGTTAGCTGCTGCTCAGGCTGCTGCGGACTCTGCAGAACGTGCAGCGACAGCTGCTCGCTCAGCAGCTAGTCTTGCACAGGTCAGAATCAACGAGATTACCAAGAAAAACAGCGAAGTAGTCCCTAAAAATTGGTCTGAAAGTGAAAACCCTTTTCATGTAGACATTCCTGATCAGTCGGCTACTCAAGCTGCTGCGGACTCTGCAGAACGTGCAGCGACAGCTGCTCCCTCAGCAGCTAGTCTTGCACAGGTTAAAATCAACGAGATTACCAAGAAAAACAGCGAAGAAGCCTCTGAAAATAGGTCTGAAAGTGAAAACCCATTTCATGAAGACGTTCCTAATCAGTCGGATGCTAGAGAAAAACCAGACTTCGATCATCATATCCCCAGTGGTGGTTCTGATGGTGTTATGAATTCTCCGGTACCCCATCAAATCTATTTATATGGCCAGGGATCCGAGATATCAAATGCTTCGTCCATCATTATGGAACCTCTTAATGCCAGTTTTGATTCCCCGCTTCCCAAAGATCATGCTTATGAACACGAGCCTGTTCGTCATCAGCCTCAGAGATTGTCTTCAATGGATGATGACCCATACTTCTCGTACCCAAACTTATTTACATCACAAAATTCAAATGTCGGATCTCATGCTCAGTCTGCTACAGATAATCCGTTCCCTTCCCAAGGACGCTGA